A single region of the Salvia miltiorrhiza cultivar Shanhuang (shh) chromosome 8, IMPLAD_Smil_shh, whole genome shotgun sequence genome encodes:
- the LOC131001185 gene encoding serine/threonine-protein phosphatase PP1 isozyme 2-like isoform X1 has translation MDSAALDDIINRLLEVKGRPGKQVQLSESEMRKLCFQSKEILLHQPNLLELEAPIKICGDIHGQYSDLLRLFEYGGSPPKSNYLFLGDYVDRGKQSLETICLMLAYKIKYPENFFLLRGNHECASVNRIYGFYDECKRRFNVRLWKVFTDCFNCLPVAALIDGKILCMHGGLSPDLDNLDQIRNLQRPADVPETGLLCDLLWSDPSRDVRGWGVNDRGVSYTFGAETVKEFLQKHDLDLICRAHQVVEDGYEFFADRQLVTIFSAPNYCGDFDNAGAMMSVDESLMCSFQILRPAEKKPKFAFGSTTTAKLGTPLMKTKVVSKSQQLKGLHP, from the exons ATGGATTCAGCTGCTTTGGATGATATAATCAATCGACTGCTTGAGGTCAAAGGGAGGCCTGGGAAACAAGTGCAGCTGTCGGAGTCGGAGATGAGAAAGCTTTGTTTCCAATCGAAAGAAATTCTCCTGCACCAGCCTAATCTTCTTGAGCTTGAAGCACCCATTAAAATCTGTG GGGATATTCATGGCCAATATTCTGATCTTCTTAGACTTTTCGAATATGGCGGGTCACCCCCAAAATCAAACTACTTGTTCCTGGGGGATTATGTGGATCGGGGGAAGCAAAGCCTGGAAACAATCTGCCTCATGCTTGCTTATAAGATAAAGTACCCTGAAAACTTTTTCTTACTGCGGGGCAACCACGAATGTGCATCAGTCAACCGCATATATGGATTTTATGATGAATGCAAAAGACGGTTTAACGTAAGACTATGGAAAGTGTTTACGGACTGTTTTAACTGTTTACCTGTTGCGGCCCTAATTGATGGGAAGATACTGTGTATGCACGGAGGGCTATCTCCGGACCTCGATAATTTGGATCAAATCAGAAATTTACAGCGTCCTGCCGACGTCCCTGAAACTGGTTTACTATGCGATTTGTTATGGTCCGATCCTAGCAGAGATGTTAGAGGGTGGGGGGTAAATGATAGGGGAGTGTCATATACTTTTGGTGCTGAGACGGTCAAGGAATTTCTTCAAAAGCATGATCTTGACCTTATTTGTCGTGCCCACCAG GTAGTTGAAGATGGATATGAGTTCTTTGCTGACAGACAACTTGTGACAATATTCTCGGCCCCAAATTACTGTGGAGATTTTGACAATGCTGGTGCGATGATGAGCGTGGATGAGTCTTTGATGTGctcatttcaaattttaagGCCTGCAGAAAAGAAGCCCAAATTTGCATTTGGGAGCACTACTACAGCTAAGCTGGGGACTCCTCTAATGAAAACAAAGGTAGTCTCCAAATCACAACAGCTTAAGGGACTTCACCCGTAG
- the LOC131001183 gene encoding glycerol-3-phosphate acyltransferase RAM2-like, which yields MSGGKQKHAAEKTPTIYRCSGENRENHTVAADMDGALLVGGSSFPYLALIAFDVGGVPRLLLLLLAAPVAALMRRLVSESAGMKVLIFAAFAGVRVSAIKSAASAVLPKHYADDLHPETWRVFSSCGKKCVLTANPRIMVEPFLREYLGADVVLGTEITSFKGFATGLVDAGGVLLGHTKAAALQKAFRNGGTPDVGIGTDFPFMRLCKERYVVPRRAGIRAVSPETLPKPVIFHDGRLVRKPTPLLALLIILWFPVGIILSILRVFIGSVVPISKTRRVVHFLGCPITVKGAIPVDLSSGVVFVCSHRTVLDAVAVSTCLGRMTTTISYSVADFTELLSPIKSSRLTRDRARDAKLIAEILNAGNCLVMCPEGTTCREPYLLRFSSLFAELADRIVPVAVSVKTSLFHGTTARGHKWLDPFFFYMNPRPVYEITFLDLLPADQTCAAGKSSHEVANYVQKLIGETLGFKCTDLTRKDKYRALARTDGLVGGNS from the exons ATGAGTGGTGGAAAGCAGAAGCATGCCGCCGAGAAAACCCCTACAATCTACCGATGCAGCGGTGAGAACCGCGAAAACCACACCGTCGCAGCAGACATGGACGGAGCTCTGCTAGTGGGTGGCTCCTCTTTCCCTTACTTGGCGCTGATCGCGTTCGACGTGGGAGGGGTCCcacggctgctgctgctgctgctggcggCTCCAGTGGCGGCCCTCATGCGGCGCTTGGTGTCCGAATCCGCTGGCATGAAGGTGCTGATATTCGCGGCGTTTGCAGGGGTGAGGGTGTCGGCGATCAAGTCGGCGGCGAGCGCGGTTCTGCCGAAGCATTACGCGGACGACCTGCACCCGGAGACGTGGCGCGTTTTCTCGTCGTGCGGGAAGAAATGCGTGCTCACCGCCAACCCTAGGATCATGGTGGAGCCTTTCTTGAGGGAATATTTGGGCGCCGACGTCGTTTTAGGTACCGAGATCACATCATTTAAGGGCTTTGCCACCGGCCTCGTGGATGCCGGCGGCGTGCTCCTGGGTCACACCAAGGCTGCTGCTCTTCAGAAGGCTTTCCGGAATGGCGGCACTCCTGATGTTGGAATTGGGACTGATTTTCCATTTATGAGACTTTGCAAG GAAAGGTACGTGGTGCCGCGGAGGGCCGGGATCCGGGCCGTCAGCCCCGAAACACTACCGAAGCCCGTGATTTTCCACGACGGGCGGCTAGTCCGGAAGCCAACTCCATTGCTAGCACTACTAATCATTCTATGGTTCCCAGTCGGGATTATCTTATCCATCCTACGTGTCTTCATCGGCTCCGTCGTCCCAATCTCAAAAACTCGGCGCGTAGTGCATTTCCTCGGCTGCCCAATCACAGTCAAAGGAGCCATCCCCGTCGACCTTTCCTCCGGCGTCGTCTTCGTCTGCTCCCACCGCACCGTCCTCGACGCCGTCGCCGTCTCCACCTGCCTCGGCCGCATGACCACCACCATCTCCTACTCCGTCGCGGACTTCACGGAGCTCCTGTCGCCGATCAAAAGCTCGCGGCTGACACGCGACAGGGCCAGAGACGCCAAACTGATCGCAGAAATACTGAACGCCGGAAATTGCTTGGTGATGTGCCCCGAGGGGACGACGTGCCGGGAGCCGTATCTGCTCCGCTTCTCGTCGCTCTTTGCTGAGCTGGCGGATCGGATCGTGCCGGTCGCCGTTTCCGTGAAGACGAGCTTGTTTCACGGCACGACGGCCAGGGGCCACAAGTGGTTGGATCCTTTCTTCTTCTACATGAATCCTCGGCCGGTTTACGAGATCACGTTTTTGGATTTGTTGCCGGCCGATCAGACCTGTGCCGCCGGAAAATCGAGCCATGAGGTTGCCAATTATGTGCAGAAATTGATCGGCGAGACGTTGGGGTTTAAGTGTACGGATCTTACGAGGAAGGATAAGTATCGGGCGTTGGCCAGGACGGACGGTCTCGTCGGGGGAAACTCCTAG
- the LOC131001185 gene encoding serine/threonine-protein phosphatase PP1 isozyme 2-like isoform X2 gives MDSAALDDIINRLLEVKGRPGKQVQLSESEMRKLCFQSKEILLHQPNLLELEAPIKICGDIHGQYSDLLRLFEYGGSPPKSNYLFLGDYVDRGKQSLETICLMLAYKIKYPENFFLLRGNHECASVNRIYGFYDECKRRFNVRLWKVFTDCFNCLPVAALIDGKILCMHGGLSPDLDNLDQIRNLQRPADVPETGLLCDLLWSDPSRDVRGWGVNDRGVSYTFGAETVKEFLQKHDLDLICRAHQVVEDGYEFFADRQLVTIFSAPNYCGDFDNAGAMMSVDESLMCSFQILRPAEKKPKFAFGSTTTAKLGTPLMKTKSFLGARIG, from the exons ATGGATTCAGCTGCTTTGGATGATATAATCAATCGACTGCTTGAGGTCAAAGGGAGGCCTGGGAAACAAGTGCAGCTGTCGGAGTCGGAGATGAGAAAGCTTTGTTTCCAATCGAAAGAAATTCTCCTGCACCAGCCTAATCTTCTTGAGCTTGAAGCACCCATTAAAATCTGTG GGGATATTCATGGCCAATATTCTGATCTTCTTAGACTTTTCGAATATGGCGGGTCACCCCCAAAATCAAACTACTTGTTCCTGGGGGATTATGTGGATCGGGGGAAGCAAAGCCTGGAAACAATCTGCCTCATGCTTGCTTATAAGATAAAGTACCCTGAAAACTTTTTCTTACTGCGGGGCAACCACGAATGTGCATCAGTCAACCGCATATATGGATTTTATGATGAATGCAAAAGACGGTTTAACGTAAGACTATGGAAAGTGTTTACGGACTGTTTTAACTGTTTACCTGTTGCGGCCCTAATTGATGGGAAGATACTGTGTATGCACGGAGGGCTATCTCCGGACCTCGATAATTTGGATCAAATCAGAAATTTACAGCGTCCTGCCGACGTCCCTGAAACTGGTTTACTATGCGATTTGTTATGGTCCGATCCTAGCAGAGATGTTAGAGGGTGGGGGGTAAATGATAGGGGAGTGTCATATACTTTTGGTGCTGAGACGGTCAAGGAATTTCTTCAAAAGCATGATCTTGACCTTATTTGTCGTGCCCACCAG GTAGTTGAAGATGGATATGAGTTCTTTGCTGACAGACAACTTGTGACAATATTCTCGGCCCCAAATTACTGTGGAGATTTTGACAATGCTGGTGCGATGATGAGCGTGGATGAGTCTTTGATGTGctcatttcaaattttaagGCCTGCAGAAAAGAAGCCCAAATTTGCATTTGGGAGCACTACTACAGCTAAGCTGGGGACTCCTCTAATGAAAACAAAG TCATTTCTTGGTGCTAGAATAGGATGA
- the LOC131001184 gene encoding uncharacterized protein LOC131001184 gives MASRSRESSNYRNPCLTMHQPWASLLVYGIKRIEGRSWPAPIRGRLWIHAAGKVPEPETIKAMEDFYRQIYAMNGVTDIEFPEYYPVSRLLGCVDVVGCVTCEELVNWEAIPASVRVEGQTAFCWLCEQPQRLIVPFEMRGFQGVYNLEKKIYEAAVRGLSSVKAPQPVTFPLPDPRDRFSLKPGSLASLPSCTNALEEEKPPSLVAAIAAARAAATQFSKNKSPETPKAGNIEGNKKPISMRTRNKSEERVPVQRPGGDTSYTP, from the exons ATGGCGAGCCGGAGTAGGGAATCGTCGAATTACAGAAACCCATGTTTAACAATGCACCAACCATGGGCGTCTTTGCTTGTTTATGGCATCAAACGGATTGAAGGCAGATCTTGGCCCGCCCCAATTAGAG GACGGCTGTGGATTCATGCAGCTGGTAAGGTCCCTGAACCAGAGACAATCAAAGCTATGGAAGATTTTTACAGGCAGATCTACGCAATGAATGGAGTAACAGATATCGAATTCCCTGAGTATTACCCGGTTTCCAGACTTCTAG GTTGTGTTGACGTGGTAGGTTGCGTTACCTGTGAAGAGCTAGTAAATTGGGAAGCTATACCTGCATCG GTGAGAGTAGAAGGCCAGACAGCTTTTTGTTGGCTTTGTGAGCAACCTCAG AGATTGATCGTGCCATTTGAAATGCGTGGATTCCAGGGTGTTTATAATTTGGAAAAGAAG ATATATGAAGCCGCTGTCAGAGGTCTCTCGTCCGTCAAAGCACCACAGCCTGTTACCTTTCCACTTCCAGATCCACGAGACCGCTTCTCTCTGAAACCCGGTTCACTTGCTTCTCTTCCAAGCTGCACGAACGCCTTAGAAGAGGAGAAACCTCCTAGCCTCGTGGCAGCAATTGCTGCCGCTAGAGCAGCTGCAACGCAATTTTCCAAGAACAAGAGTCCCGAAACTCCTAAGGCGGGCAACATTGAAGGTAACAAGAAACCTATCTCCATGAGAACGAGGAATAAATCTGAGGAGCGGGTGCCAGTTCAGCGACCTGGTGGTGATACATCATACACCCCATAG